DNA from Fusarium musae strain F31 chromosome 7, whole genome shotgun sequence:
TCGGGGTTTACAATGAGTTGACTGAATATGTTACGAGCCGCAGTCTCTATTATAGCAAACTGTCGTCCTTTATCGATCGCTGACGCAGCGCCTTCAGTAGCTAGGCTGGAAACATCGTCCGCAGTTCTGGAAACTCGGCCTGAGAGGTCGTCGAAATCGGATTTGCGCAAAGCTGGCTCGATCGCTGATGTTGGTTTGGCGGTCTCTGCTTGAGAAAGAAATTCTTCTAGCAGAGTCGTGAAAGCTGCGATCGCCGGTGCAGCTGGATTGTCTATCTCTTGCGCTGCCATGATGCACGACTAGAGTAGTCGTTGTGGGTGAAAGTTCGTCGAGACTATCATTGAGTGAAGGATCCTAATGGTCGAATTTATGCGCTATGGTGCAAAGATCGAGTCGCAAGGTAGTTCCTAGGATATGTCTTAGACGCTGGGAATGATTTGTCGGTATGAGCAAAAAAGGGAGGGAGGTAGGTAGGCTCTGTTTTCTTTGATCAagataatgaatgaatgggCACGCAGTGTCGCGCTTGGAGTAGATGTTTAAAGCGAGAAGGCTGAGACGTCGCGAGAGCAACGCTAAAGTACAATGATCAGACTGAAACCTACGAAATCACACAAAATACGTCAGCGCTGAGGTATCTACTCATTGGAGCTACTTTGCATGTGGCTGGACCCAGTCAGCGCGTCGCGTGGGTCTGCGAGGCTGAAATAATGGAGACGGATTGTTTGAGAGGCGCAGGTCGCTTTTAGACATCCAATACCTTACAAGGTGCAAGCTCCAAAAAGTTCAGCTTCGTCCTTCGAATATATCATCAGTCACGCGACTCCTTTGGCTCTGCAGCCTCATCCCATGAGCGACCTTTCGCAAACTACTCAATAGGCCCATGACGACACGTTAGTGCGACAATGCCTACAGTGAAGCGACTCAAGGGCAGCGGTGCTGCCAAGGCGCAAAAGCAGAACGAACCAAAGGAAAAGGTCAACGATGGACGGCCAACCCCAgccgaggttgaggaggaggagcatcaGTTCGTCCAACTGGCGCGAAAGCATTGGTTGAAAGCCGGCAAGAAGCCAGCGAAGCCTAAGGTGAAGAACGACGTTCTCAAACAAAGTATCTGGGATGTACTTGAACGCGAGGGCTTCCAGTACAAGtctcttttgcttcttgagagcctgCAGACTTTAGAGAGGTATGGCTGCCAGAAATACGAGTAACTGGACATTAAATACTGACCTCACACCCCTACCTTAGTTACCTATGGCCAGGATACACCGAGGAGGCTTCCAACTTTCACGTTCTGTTGATTGCGCTCATCGCAAACGTGAAACATCGAGAGCATCTCGCGACATGGAGTGAGTCCCTATGGCTTGCTGTCAGATCGACAACTAATATTTTGTTAGCACTCTTCGAGGACCGACCCGCCGATTTCTCTTCACTTTTCCGCCGACTCTTGTCGATGATGCTCGATCGAACACTATCCGTTACGCTCCGGACTCAACTTCTCTGCTTCCTCATATATGCTTTCCAGAGTCTCGACTGCACTCTCGTCCGCAAAGAATGTGCCCCTCTTGTATCGATTGGCATTTGGCACAACTTGTCCACCGACTCATCGCGCGAAGCTAGCCTAGATCAACTCCCTCATCTACGAAAAGCCTGGAAGGCCGCACACAAGCGATATGATGCCGCTGATGAGCCCAACAAGGCACGACTACGGTTCGAGCGATCTTGGCTTTATACACTTCTTCTCGACTTTTTGGGTTTGCTGTATGCAGAGAACAGAAAGGCGGGTAAGTAAATATGTTGGCCCCGACCTCCTGCGACATCCCATTAACTACCTATTCTTAGACCAAATTCTCTACTGTGAGCGTTTCACTGAGTTTCTTGTTGATCTCCAGGGCCAGCTTCCAACCAGACGATATGTCAATACCTTGATTCAGGATCTTCATGTTGTTCCCGCCATGCGATTATCACCGATGTTTAATGATGAGGAAAACACTCTTCTCCGCGACCTCCAGGCTTTGCTTTCCCACTTTACGTTCTTTGATATCAATGACCAGACAGGCGCTCAGTATAGCATAGCAGAGTCGTACGACAAACACTGCGCGTCACTCGCCAAGTTGCAACGCATTGCTCTGAAACATTTCAGAGAGAAGCTTACGGTACTGGCTCTGTCGAACTATGGTTCCATTAACCAAAGGCATGAACTGCAGGCATTACTGGAACCGTTGACGGATGAAGAACTTCTGAGCCTAGTATCTCTGCTTGGTTTCCGGATAGCCTATCCCGAGAGCTTGGATCTACCAGTAGATCGCAAGTTGTTGCTTGAAGTGCTCTTGTCTAATTTTGAGCGCAGAAAGACGTTCCAAGAGACGGCACGAGACATGAGTCTGACACCAACCGAGGAGACAATATTCGATAGCAGTTTCCAGCAGGCAGAAACATATGATGGCTCACATCCGATGGCCCTTCCCAAACTGAACCTCCAATATCTCTCAATAGGTGACTTTCTGTGGCGGTCACTTATCTTGTATCGGTGCGAGTCCTTTTATGGAGTCCGAAAGGATATTGAGACTGCTTTGAGGCGTTTACGCCCAGAGGCCAAGGGATCAGATGAAACAAACTTTGCTGGTTTCACAAAGATGGCGATACCGATCTCAAAGCCAGCCATCCTCGAGGTTGTCCCTCCTCTTGTAGGAGATGACAAACCATCCATGGTACGCGCTGAAGTTTCTTTTGACGTTAGACGTCTGGGCGAAGGAGTCCGAAGAGAGTGGGATTCTCTCCGACaggatgatgttgttttCCTCATTGCAGTCGAGCCACCACTAGCAAAGTCCACCAGCGACGGACGAGATAGTTTGTCAGAGTCTGAACGACTAGGTGTGATAACTGTACGAACCGCCGAAATCCACCAAATCACCGACGGTAAAGGCCTCCATGTTCGAGAGGGCGCAGGAAAACTTGACACCAAGCGCCGCATCCAACTCAAGCTGGACACACATGCTTACAGCAGAGATGCTGAGCGGGCGGCGGCTGACAAGCCTGATGTTTATGGCAAAGTCAACCTTctgttgagaagaggaagaagggagaACAACTTCAAGCCCGTGTTAGAATCCATTCGAAGCCTGGTGCTGTCAGATGTTCCTCTGCCGGAATGGCTACATGAGGTCTTTCTCGGCTATGGGGATCCTGCTGGAGCGCATTACAAGAACTTGTCAAATCGCGAACGCAAGGTCGACTTTAGGGATACTTTTCTTGACTGGCAGCATCTAGCAGAAAGTCTCCCTGGTAAGATCATTGACCCGGGTGTCGACGTCTCCGGTAGCTTCGGACCGCCCTACGTCCTGGAGtctgttgagaagcaagagGAGCCTCGAGGTAATAAGCCTTCCAAAAAGCGACGTCGAGATGCCGATCCTGCACTTATCGCTGAGATTGAGACTATGAAGGTATCGAGCTATAAGCCCCCTAACAACGGCCCTTATCCCGTTGATAACCCTAAGCTCAACTCGGTCCGGTTCACTCCCGCTCAGATTGAAGCTATTACTTCAGGCACCCAACCTGGACTCACTGTCATTGTTGGACCTCCCGGTACAGGAAAGACGGATGTTGCTACACAGGTTATCAACAACATTTACCACAATTATCCCGAGCAGAAaacgcttcttcttgctcatAGCAACCAAGCACTCAACCAGCTGTTTGCCAAGATCGTCGCCCTCGATATCGACGAGCGACATCTATTGCGTCTCGGCCACGGTGAAGGGGATCTAGATACGGAAGGAAACTTCAGCAAGCATGGCCGAGTCGAGTCATTCCTAGAAAACCGAGACCGCTATCTTTTGGAAGTGAGGAAACTAGCAACCAGCCTTGGCGCCCCTGGAGCTCATGAGAACTCAGCTGAGACAGCAGGTTACTTCAATAATGTCTACGTCGCTCCAGCATGGAACAGGTTCAAGCAGATCGCTTACGCCGAGGAATCAACAGCTGCTGAGATTGTGGCAGCCTTTCCCTTTCATTCGTACTTTTCAGATGCCCCGCAACCTATCTTCCACCCAGAGAGTAGTAAAGAGCAAGTGCTTGAAGCTGTGGAAGGCTGCTACCGGCATATTTCCAAGATTTTCTCGGAGCTGGCTGATGCACTTCCGTTTGAGATCCTCCGACGAGATCGTGACAAGGCAAACTACCTGCTCACCAGCGAGGCGCGCATTGTCGCCATGACGACAACACATGCAGCTatcagaagaggagagatcGCATCACTCAGTTTTCATTACGACAACGTAGTTATGGAGGAGGCTGCTCAAGTGACCGAGATCGAGACCTTTTTGCCACTCGCGATGCAGAAGCCTCGAAATGGTAAATTGCCTCTCCAAAGGGTTGTTTTGTGCGGAGACCATTTCCAGAATTCACCGGTCATTCAAAGTCTGGCATTCCGTCACTACGCCAACCTTGAGCAGTCACTATTCTCAAGACTGGTCAGACTGGGCGTTCCTACGGTTACCCTCGACCAGCAGGGCCGTGCTCGTGGTTCAATCGCGAGTCTTTACCAGTGGCGCTACCCCAAGCTCGGCAGCCTTCCCGAGGTGCAGACAAGTGCTGAGTTTGTCAAGGCCAATGCCGGATTCAAGTTTGACTATCAGTTTATCAATGTGCCTGACTACAAGGGTCGGGGAGAGGCTGAACCCACGCCACACTTTATCCAGAACCTCGGCGAGGCCGAGTACGCAGTGGCCATCTTCCAGTACATGCGCCTCCTGGGTTACcctgctgagaagatcacTATCCTCACAACTTACGCTGGTCAACGGGCCCTGGTAAAGGATGTGCTCTCGCATAGATGCGCCCGAAACCCCGTCTTTGGTATGCCCAAGGCGGTAGCTACTGTCGACAAATACCAGGGCGAGCAGAACGATTGTAAGTGAAATGTTGTACATTTTATAGCAATTCTTCAAACTAATGTTCCCTCCAGATATCATTCTGTCGCTTACCCGAACGTCACGCGTGGGCTATTTACGTGACGTACGACGCATGACAGTAGCTCTATCTCGAGCAAGACTTGGCTTGTACATTCTCGGCCGCCGCGAGGTTTTTGAAGCATGCCCTGAGCTTCGACCTGCCTTTGACATATTACTCCAAAGACCAGATAAGCTGATACTGGTGACGGGAGAGCTCTGGCCTACGCAGAGACAGGTCACTCAGGAGTCAGGGGCTGTGGAGGGCGAGGTACCAATGGAAGGCGTAGAGCACCTGGGCCAATATGTCTTTGAGATGACCAACACAAAGATCAAGCAGCTCGAGGCAGAACAGGGAGGACTACCTGAGACAATTATGGAAGAGcctgaagacgaggaggggGTTTATCGCAAcaacgaagatgaggaagaagaggaagaagaggaggtcgAGGCAGACATCTTGGAAGTTCGAGAAGGAGAGTAGAGAGAGATACTGATTGAAAAGTCACTTGTGTATCATTGGGACGGCGCAAGACAAGACGTATTGTTGTTACAAAGACCCATATAGCATGAGTACGGAGAACCTAAATATATACGTATATCCTTGAGCATCCAACTGAACCCCGCTGGCTCCTGTTTTGACTCGATTGGTGTGTCCTCATTAGAAATCACTACGTACTTGCTACAACCGTTCTCAACGGTTGAACTCTAGGGCCATTGGGTTGGGCGAAGAGCGGGTGATCGACAGTCTCCAGtagtaaaaagaagaagaaaagtgcGAAAAGGCCAACGATTTATGCTATTTCCGAGGTTTCTGGCTATCGAACTTGTTGGAGGTTTCGGATCGTTTGTTTCATATATACACGCCCTTACCGACTTTCCAGTAACTGCTTGGCTATATCGGCTCGAGATTTGAAGTTGTTCTGCAACGAGTAATACAGTTATGTTAAAGGCTGGCTGCACATACTTTTTTCTCTTGACTGATCATCGACGATCACACGTGCAATGCACATCATTACATCATGCATCGAAATGTCAAATTCTTCTAATTGTGACTGTGTCATTGGTTTGATTGCATCTCGTCATAATCAGACGACCAAAGTTCTGCGATATGGTTTTGTGTTTGACGTGGTTCCAGGTtgaatagatatatataagtcgCTTAGACAGAAGTGCAAGTCGTGGGCTGCCAAGTTAGAACAAACAAGCAACGCATCAATGTGAAGCAGAGCAAAAATTGTGAATATTTTTGGCTTGGGAAGGGCTATTCAGGTACATGTTCAACACAAATTGGGTGACAGACAGGGCGAGATACGTCCACCACAAGATCAGGGCTGCTAACAAGGGACACCTCATCTAATCAAAGTGATACTTATGTGAAGGAAGTTAGTGGCTGCAAATGATAGTAACAATTAGCCTTTTCCACGGGTAGAAAGGCTCTTGGGCTGCATGACGGCAATGCCAACGATCATGTTGCATTTGCTTAGGTACGAAAGAGGGAACAGCCGATGAATAATTAAATACCAATTGTTTTGATTGGTCATATAGTGTGACCCTTTTCTTGCAAAGTCTCACATCAGTCTTATTAGTAGGTAGTGAGAACAGGCAGCTGCTTTAAGAGCAACGGTATAAAGCTCCTACCATCTGTTAGAGTTTGCAATTGGGCCAAATAACATGTTTGATATAGATAGATAGAATGTTGGTACAATACCTGTGCGTCTGACTTTGGGTAATTGGGAGCTGCTTGTCAGAGTCACTTGAGTTTGAGAAACCTCGATAAGTGAACTTGGGGTATCAAAGGCAAATGAAATCATGTTTGAAATAATACACAAGGAGGGAGAGAGGTCTGGCACGGGTTTCCCATCTAAGTATGGTTGATGAGTATGAAGAGGACAAAGAGGAGAAACAATTCATCAGATTCAGTCCGTCCTGCTGCAGCCTGCTAGAGTGATGCCTAGACCGGACCTTGCGGACTTAGTACGATGGTGGTGAGGTAGTGCGTGCGTATAGGAAGGATTCTTGCTTTTAGTGAGGTTGATTGAGCCAAGTTTAACTCAGTTGGTATTGGGTAGGTATCTacggaggaaagaaaactctgGATCTTGATCCCAAATGACAAAAGGATTTAGGCAACTTGGTATGAATTTAGcatgagtttaggataccctttgctagtttattttgatatcCCATATAGAGgcctgatgttttcttgcgtCCTGAGGGTAGATAGTAAGTAGTAGTTATGTTGTTGGCTGGGCCGCAAGTCGACAGATCAGTGAGTGAGTCAGTCCAGTCAGCCATTCTGAGAGAACGAATCAGGTTATGCATAGGTAGG
Protein-coding regions in this window:
- a CDS encoding hypothetical protein (EggNog:ENOG41), encoding MPTVKRLKGSGAAKAQKQNEPKEKVNDGRPTPAEVEEEEHQFVQLARKHWLKAGKKPAKPKVKNDVLKQSIWDVLEREGFQYKSLLLLESLQTLESYLWPGYTEEASNFHVLLIALIANVKHREHLATWTLFEDRPADFSSLFRRLLSMMLDRTLSVTLRTQLLCFLIYAFQSLDCTLVRKECAPLVSIGIWHNLSTDSSREASLDQLPHLRKAWKAAHKRYDAADEPNKARLRFERSWLYTLLLDFLGLLYAENRKADQILYCERFTEFLVDLQGQLPTRRYVNTLIQDLHVVPAMRLSPMFNDEENTLLRDLQALLSHFTFFDINDQTGAQYSIAESYDKHCASLAKLQRIALKHFREKLTVLALSNYGSINQRHELQALLEPLTDEELLSLVSLLGFRIAYPESLDLPVDRKLLLEVLLSNFERRKTFQETARDMSLTPTEETIFDSSFQQAETYDGSHPMALPKLNLQYLSIGDFLWRSLILYRCESFYGVRKDIETALRRLRPEAKGSDETNFAGFTKMAIPISKPAILEVVPPLVGDDKPSMVRAEVSFDVRRLGEGVRREWDSLRQDDVVFLIAVEPPLAKSTSDGRDSLSESERLGVITVRTAEIHQITDGKGLHVREGAGKLDTKRRIQLKLDTHAYSRDAERAAADKPDVYGKVNLLLRRGRRENNFKPVLESIRSLVLSDVPLPEWLHEVFLGYGDPAGAHYKNLSNRERKVDFRDTFLDWQHLAESLPGKIIDPGVDVSGSFGPPYVLESVEKQEEPRGNKPSKKRRRDADPALIAEIETMKVSSYKPPNNGPYPVDNPKLNSVRFTPAQIEAITSGTQPGLTVIVGPPGTGKTDVATQVINNIYHNYPEQKTLLLAHSNQALNQLFAKIVALDIDERHLLRLGHGEGDLDTEGNFSKHGRVESFLENRDRYLLEVRKLATSLGAPGAHENSAETAGYFNNVYVAPAWNRFKQIAYAEESTAAEIVAAFPFHSYFSDAPQPIFHPESSKEQVLEAVEGCYRHISKIFSELADALPFEILRRDRDKANYLLTSEARIVAMTTTHAAIRRGEIASLSFHYDNVVMEEAAQVTEIETFLPLAMQKPRNGKLPLQRVVLCGDHFQNSPVIQSLAFRHYANLEQSLFSRLVRLGVPTVTLDQQGRARGSIASLYQWRYPKLGSLPEVQTSAEFVKANAGFKFDYQFINVPDYKGRGEAEPTPHFIQNLGEAEYAVAIFQYMRLLGYPAEKITILTTYAGQRALVKDVLSHRCARNPVFGMPKAVATVDKYQGEQNDYIILSLTRTSRVGYLRDVRRMTVALSRARLGLYILGRREVFEACPELRPAFDILLQRPDKLILVTGELWPTQRQVTQESGAVEGEVPMEGVEHLGQYVFEMTNTKIKQLEAEQGGLPETIMEEPEDEEGVYRNNEDEEEEEEEEVEADILEVREGE